The proteins below are encoded in one region of Anguilla anguilla isolate fAngAng1 chromosome 3, fAngAng1.pri, whole genome shotgun sequence:
- the slc38a11 gene encoding putative sodium-coupled neutral amino acid transporter 11 isoform X1, with protein MSDSGFILRDTEISLKRGVDQHAQSVTLQTELSERKSLISPQNELGEGGTSSMPAASFNFINSIIGSGIIGLPYSMNQAGLPLGMLLMILVACITDYSIILLIKGGQLSGTRSYQALVQSTFGFTGYLILSVLQFVYPFIAMVSYNIITGDTLTKVFQRIPGVGPDHMLAERHFVILVTTVVFTLPLSLHRDISKLGKVSLLSMVLTLVVLVTVVIRAATLGPQIPPTENAWSFAHWNAIQAVGVMSFAFICHHNSFMIYGSLEEPTLRNWSRVTHVSVSSAVLVSLLFAAAGYATFTGYTQGDIFENYCRNDDLATLGRFCYGISVITTFPLECFVTREVTSNLFFNGTLGTAAHCAVTVVIVALATAISLASNCLSTVLELNGALSATPLIFIIPSACHLRLSTGRWLQWENLISCLILLSGVFVMIVGVTMTALYPQDCSHGTEMFYCSSSNLSVARTTSSANPNQSQNLSQDASQFT; from the exons ATGTCTGACAGCGGTTTTATTCTGAGGGACACAGAAATTAGCCTTAAACGCGGCGTCGATCAGCACGCGCAAAGCGTTACGCTTCAG accGAGCTCAGTGAAAGGAAGTCATTGATTTCCCCGCAAAATGAACTCGGTGAAGGTGGGACAAGTTCCATGCCGGCAGCCTCCTTTAATTTCATCAATTCTATAATCGGATCTGGTATAATAG GTCTCCCTTACTCAATGAACCAAGCAGGCTTACCTCTTGGGATGCTGCTGATGATCCTGGTTGCTTGTATTACAG ACTACTCAATCATTCTTCTGATTAAAGGAGGACAACTCTCAGGTACCAGGAGTTATCAGGCATTAGTACAAAGCACCTTTGGCTTTACCGGATACTTGATTCTTTCCGTACTGCAATTTGTATACCCCTTTATCG CTATGGTCAGCTATAACATCATTACTGGTGACACACTTACCAAAGTCTTTCAAAGAATACCTGGAG TTGGGCCCGATCACATGCTTGCGGAGCGACACTTTGTCATCCTCGTGACCACCGTTGTTTTCacccttcctctgtctctccatcgGGACATATCCAAGCTGGGAAAG GTGTCCCTGCTCTCCATGGTGTTGACCCTTGTCGTTCTTGTCACGGTCGTCATTAGAGCAGCCACACTCGGACCGCAGAT ACCTCCTACAGAGAATGCGTGGTCGTTTGCCCATTGGAATGCGATTCAGGCTGTTGGTGTCATGTCTTTTG CCTTCATCTGTCACCACAACAGCTTCATGATCTACGGCTCGCTGGAGGAGCCCACCCTGAGGAACTGGTCGCGCGTCACTCACGTGTCCGTCAGCTCCGCCGTGCTGGTCAGCCTGCTGTTCGCTGCTGCGGGCTACGCCACCTTCACGGGGTACACGCAAG GCGATATATTTGAGAACTACTGCAGGAATGATGACCTGGCTACGTTAGGTCGCTTCTGCTATGGGATCAGCGTAATTACCACTTTTCCCCTGGAATGCTTCGTGACGCGGGAG GTGAcgtcaaatttatttttcaacggAACGCTCGGCACCGCCGCCCACTGTGCTGTGACTGTCGTGATTGTAGCTCTGGCCACGGCGATCTCCCTGGCCTCCAACTGCCTCAGCACTGTTTTGGAATTAAAT GGCGCCCTCAGCGCGACGCCACTGATCTTCATCATCCCATCAGCGTGCCACCTCAGGCTTTCGACCGGACGCTGGCTCCAGTGGGAGAACCTGATCTCCTGCCTCATCCTCCTGTCGGGCGTGTTCGTTATGATCGTGGGCGTGACCATGACCGCCCTGTACCCCCAGGACTGCTCCCACGGGACGGAGATGTTCTACTGCTCATCCTCCAACCTCTCGGTGGCCCGCACAACCTCCTCCGCCAATCCCAACCAGTCCCAGAATCTGTCCCAGGATGCTTCTCAATTCACTtga
- the slc38a11 gene encoding putative sodium-coupled neutral amino acid transporter 11 isoform X2, translating to MVSYNIITGDTLTKVFQRIPGVGPDHMLAERHFVILVTTVVFTLPLSLHRDISKLGKVSLLSMVLTLVVLVTVVIRAATLGPQIPPTENAWSFAHWNAIQAVGVMSFAFICHHNSFMIYGSLEEPTLRNWSRVTHVSVSSAVLVSLLFAAAGYATFTGYTQGDIFENYCRNDDLATLGRFCYGISVITTFPLECFVTREVTSNLFFNGTLGTAAHCAVTVVIVALATAISLASNCLSTVLELNGALSATPLIFIIPSACHLRLSTGRWLQWENLISCLILLSGVFVMIVGVTMTALYPQDCSHGTEMFYCSSSNLSVARTTSSANPNQSQNLSQDASQFT from the exons ATGGTCAGCTATAACATCATTACTGGTGACACACTTACCAAAGTCTTTCAAAGAATACCTGGAG TTGGGCCCGATCACATGCTTGCGGAGCGACACTTTGTCATCCTCGTGACCACCGTTGTTTTCacccttcctctgtctctccatcgGGACATATCCAAGCTGGGAAAG GTGTCCCTGCTCTCCATGGTGTTGACCCTTGTCGTTCTTGTCACGGTCGTCATTAGAGCAGCCACACTCGGACCGCAGAT ACCTCCTACAGAGAATGCGTGGTCGTTTGCCCATTGGAATGCGATTCAGGCTGTTGGTGTCATGTCTTTTG CCTTCATCTGTCACCACAACAGCTTCATGATCTACGGCTCGCTGGAGGAGCCCACCCTGAGGAACTGGTCGCGCGTCACTCACGTGTCCGTCAGCTCCGCCGTGCTGGTCAGCCTGCTGTTCGCTGCTGCGGGCTACGCCACCTTCACGGGGTACACGCAAG GCGATATATTTGAGAACTACTGCAGGAATGATGACCTGGCTACGTTAGGTCGCTTCTGCTATGGGATCAGCGTAATTACCACTTTTCCCCTGGAATGCTTCGTGACGCGGGAG GTGAcgtcaaatttatttttcaacggAACGCTCGGCACCGCCGCCCACTGTGCTGTGACTGTCGTGATTGTAGCTCTGGCCACGGCGATCTCCCTGGCCTCCAACTGCCTCAGCACTGTTTTGGAATTAAAT GGCGCCCTCAGCGCGACGCCACTGATCTTCATCATCCCATCAGCGTGCCACCTCAGGCTTTCGACCGGACGCTGGCTCCAGTGGGAGAACCTGATCTCCTGCCTCATCCTCCTGTCGGGCGTGTTCGTTATGATCGTGGGCGTGACCATGACCGCCCTGTACCCCCAGGACTGCTCCCACGGGACGGAGATGTTCTACTGCTCATCCTCCAACCTCTCGGTGGCCCGCACAACCTCCTCCGCCAATCCCAACCAGTCCCAGAATCTGTCCCAGGATGCTTCTCAATTCACTtga